From the Lampris incognitus isolate fLamInc1 chromosome 10, fLamInc1.hap2, whole genome shotgun sequence genome, one window contains:
- the LOC130119092 gene encoding SUMO-conjugating enzyme UBC9-like, with the protein MSGIALSRLSQERKAWRKDHPFGFVAVPTKNPDGTMNLMNWECAIPGKKGTLWEGGLYKLRMLFKDDYPSSPPKCKFEPPIFHPNVYPSGTVCLSILEEDKDWRPAITIKQILLGIQELLNEPNIQDPAQAEAYTIYCQNRMDYEKRVRAQAKKFAPT; encoded by the exons ATGTCTGGCATTGCTCTTAGCAGACTATCCCAGGAGCGGAAAGCTTGGAGAAAAGACCACCCATTT GGTTTTGTTGCCGTGCCCACTAAAAATCCCGATGGAACCATGAATCTGATGAACTGGGAGTGCGCCATTCCAGGAAAGAAAGGA ACCCTGTGGGAGGGAGGCCTGTACAAACTCAGAATGCTGTTTAAAGATGATTACCCCTCCTCACCACCCAAAT GCAAGTTTGAGCCTCCTATATTCCATCCAAATGTgtacccatcaggcactgtgtgtctgtccatcctggaggAAGACAAAGATTGGAGGCCTGCCATCACCATTAAACAG ATCCTGTTGGGTATCCAGGAGCTACTGAATGAGCCCAACATTCAGGACCCAGCACAAGCAGAGGCTTACACAATTTACTG TCAGAACAGGATGGACTATGAGAAGAGGGTGCGGGCACAGGCCAAGAAGTTTGCGCCCACATAG
- the mpst gene encoding 3-mercaptopyruvate sulfurtransferase has translation MAAPIRAIVSGKWLADAIKSNLAGPKVRVLDTSWYLPKLKRDARAEFKRTHVPGSSFFDIDECSDKTSAFDHMLPTPSHFAEYVGDLGIGSDTHVVVYDTSDFGSYSAPRVWWMFRFFGHNLVSVLDGGLKNWLADGHPVTSDYTKPERRDFKATVDQSWVKTYEDILENIKTRRVQVVDARSAGRFRGTEPEPRDDTLPGHFSGAISMPFTTFMDASGKELGPEDLSKLFMEAGVDLERPLWATCGSGVTACHVVLAAHLLGHPGVCVYDGSWSEWFKRASPELIISEGKGKQE, from the exons ATGGCGGCGCCCATCCGCGCGATCGTCTCGGGCAAATGGCTCGCAGACGCAATCAAGAGCAACCTCGCGGGCCCCAAAGTGAGAGTTCTCGACACGTCTTGGTATCTTCCGAAACTGAAACGGGACGCAAGGGCCGAATTCAAGCGGACGCACGTACCGGGCAGCTCTTTCTTTGATATTGACGAATGTTCAGACAAGACGTCCGCGTTTGATCATATGCTGCCAACTCCGAGCCACTTCGCCGAGTACGTCGGGGATTTGGGCATCGGGAGCGACACGCATGTGGTTGTGTACGACACCAGCGACTTCGGCTCGTACAGCGCGCCCCGCGTCTGGTGGATGTTTCGGTTCTTTGGCCACAATCTGGTTTCGGTTCTGGACGGCGGCCTGAAGAACTGGCTTGCTGATGGACACCCGGTCACGTCTGATTACACTAAACCGGAGCGCAGAGACTTTAAGGCCACAGTGGACCAGTCCTGGGTGAAGACCTATGAGGATATCTTGGAGAACATCAAAACCAGACGGGTCCAAGTTGTGGATGCCAGGTCTGCCGGCAGGTTCAGGGGGACTGAGCCAGAGCCCAGAGATG aCACATTACCTGGCCATTTCTCTGGTGCCATCAGCATGCCATTCACCACTTTCATGGACGCCTCTGGGAAGGAGCTGGGACCAGAGGACCTTTCCAAACTGTTCATGGAGGCCGGTGTAGACCTGGAGCGCCCCCTCTGGGCTACCTGTGGGTCAGGTGTTACAGCGTGTCATGTCGTCCTAGCTGCTCACCTGCTTGGGCACCCCGGAGTGTGTGTCTACGATGGCTCCTGGTCCGAATGGTTTAAAAGGGCATCTCCAGAGCTTATCATCTCAGAGGGCAAGGGAAAGCAGGAGTGA